ATGGAATCGCAGGTGCTCGACTCGATGGATCTCGAGCGCGAGCGCGGCATCACGATCAAGGCGCAGACCGCCGCGCTCACCTATCGCGCGCGCGACGGCAAGGTCTACAACCTGAATCTCATCGACACGCCGGGGCACGTCGATTTCTCGTACGAAGTGAGCCGCTCGCTGTCCGCGTGCGAGGGCGCGCTCCTCGTCGTCGACGCGAGCCAGGGCGTCGAGGCGCAGACGGTCGCGAACTGTTACACGGCGATCGAGCTCGGCGTCGAAGTGGTGCCCGTCCTCAACAAGATCGACCTGCCGGCCGCGAACCCGGAGAACGCGATCGCCGAGATCGAGGACGTGATCGGCATCGACGCGATGGACGCGGTGCGCTGCAGCGCGAAGACGGGCCTGGGCGTCGAGGATGTGCTCGAATCGCTGATCGCGAAGGTGCCGCCGCCGAAGGGTGATCCCGATGCGCCGCTGCAGGCGCTCATCATCGATTCGTGGTTCGACAACTACGTCGGCGTCGTGATGCTCGTGCGCATCGTCAACGGCACGCTGCGCCCGAAGGAAAAGATCAAGCTGATGGCGACCGATGCGCAGTATTCGGTCGAGCACGTCGGCGTGTTCACGCCGAAGTCGCGCAATCTCGAATCGCTGTCGGCGGGGCAGGTGGGCTTCATCATCGCCGGCATCAAGGAACTGACGGCCGCAAAGGTCGGCGACACGGTCACGCACGCGACGAAGTCCGCGCCCGAGCCGTTGCCGGGCTTCAAGGAAGTGAAGCCGCAGGTGTTCGCGGGCCTCTATCCCGTCGAGGCGAATCAGTACGACGCGCTGCGCGAATCGCTCGAGAAGCTGAAGCTGAACGACGCGTCGCTGCAGTACGAGCCCGAAGTGTCGCAGGCGCTCGGCTTCGGCTTCCGCTGCGGCTTCCTGGGGCTGTTGCACATGGAGATCGTGCAGGAGCGGCTCGAGCGCGAGTTCGACATGGATCTCATCACGACCGCGCCGACGGTCGTCTACGAGGTCGTGCAGAGCGACGGCGCGACGATCATGGTCGAGAACCCGGCGAAGATGCCGGAGCCCGCGCGGATCGCCGAGATTCGCGAGCCGATCGTGACGGTCAACCTGTACATGCCGCAGGATTACGTCGGCTCGGTGATCACGCTGTGCGAGCAAAAGCGCGGCACGCAGATCAACATGCAATACCACGGCCGGCAGGTGCAGCTCACGTACGAGATCCCGATGGCGGAAATCGTGCTCGACTTCTTCGATCGGCTGAAGTCGGTGTCGCGCGGTTACGCGTCGATGGACTACGAGTTCAAGGAATACCGGACGTCCGACGTCGTGAAGGTCGACATGCTGATCAACGGCGACAAGGTCGATGCCCTGTCGATCATCGTTCACCGTTCGCAGTCGCAGTATCGAGGCCGCGAAGTGGCGGCGAAGATGCGCGAGATCATTCCGCGCCAGATGTACGACGTCGCGATCCAGGCGGCGATCGGCGCGCATATCATCGCGCGCGAGAACATCAAGGCGCTGCGCAAGAACGTGCTCGCGAAGTGCTACGGCGGCGACATCACGCGTAAGAAGAAACTGCTCGAAAAGCAGAAGGAAGGCAAAAAACGAATGAAGCAGGTGGGTTCGGTCGAGATCCCGCAGGAGGCGTTCCTGGCGATCTTGCGAGTCGAAGACAAATAACAGGACTGATCCTCTATGAATTTTGCGTTGATCCTTTTTGTGCTCGTCGTCGTGACGGGCATCGCATGGGTGCTGGACAAACTGGTTTTCCTGCCGCAGAGGAAGAAGGCGGCGGACGCGGCGATCGCCGAGTTCGATCGCCAGCAGGAGCGGATCGGCGAACGCTTCGCCGACGAGAACGCGCCGCAGACGCGCGCGCGCCTGCGTGACGAAAAGCTGCGCCAGCCGTGGTGGCTCGAGTACACCGCGAGCTTCTTTCCGGTGATTCTCGTCGTGTTCGTCGTGCGCTCGTTCGTCGTCGAGCCGTTCAAGATTCCGTCGGGCTCGATGGTGCCGACGCTCCTCGTCGGTGATTTCATCCTCGTCAACAAGTTCGATTACGGCCTGCGTCTGCCGATCACGAATCAGAAGATCACCGAAGGCCGTCCGCTCGAGCGCGGCGACGTCGTCGTGTTCCGCTATCCGAAGGACGAATCGGTCGATTACATCAAGCGCGTGATCGGCCTGCCGGGCGACACGGTCGCATATCAGGACAAGAAGCTCACGATCAACGGCCAGCCCGTGCCCGAGACGCCGCTGTCGGATTACTTCGACGAAGAGCGGATGAACTACGCGAAGCAGTTTGAGGAAACGCTCGGCACGCGCAAGAACGCGATCCTGAACAATCCGTCGGTGCCGCCGTTCGTGATGGGCGCGGACGACTATCCGTATCGCGACAACTGCCAGTACGACAGCCGCGGCGTCGTCTGCAAGGTGCCGCCCGGCCACTACTTCATGATGGGCGACAATCGCGACAACAGCGCCGACAGCCGCTACTGGGGCTTCGTGCCGGACAAGAACATCGTCGGCCGCGCGTTCTTCATCTGGATGAATTTCAGCGATCTGAAGCGCATCGGCTCGTTCAACTGAGCCGCAGCGAACGTTGCGACACGCCGCGCGCGGGCTGCGCGGCGTGTCGCCGAACTGCTCGCAGAACCGGCGGCAACACCGCCTCGTCACGCCTTTTTGCGCCAGGTCGCGTTTCCCGACCGACGCGGCGCCCGCGTTATACTCCTGTCCATGCCCCTATCCCAGTTGGAAAGCCGGCTGCGCTACGAATTTCGCAATGCGGAATTGCTGCGCCAGGCTTTGACCCATCGCAGTCACAGTGCCACGCATAACGAACGGCTCGAGTTTCTCGGCGATTCCGTTCTGAATTGCGCGGTGGCCGCCCTTTTGTTTCAGCGCTTCAGCAAGCTGGACGAAGGCGATTTGTCGCGCGTGCGGGCGAATCTCGTCAAGCAGCAGTCACTGTACGAGATTGCTCAGGCCCTCAATATCTCGGACGGCCTGCGGCTTGGCGAAGGCGAGTTGCGCAGCGGCGGATTCCGAAGACCGTCGATCCTCGCGGACGCATTCGAAGCCATCATCGGGGCGGTGTTCCTCGATGGCGGCTTCGAAGCCGCCCAAGGGGTCATCAAGCGGCTGTACGTGCCGATTCTCGACCACATCGATCCGCGCACGCTCGGCAAGGATGCGAAGACGCTGCTGCAGGAGTACTTGCAGGGCCATAAGATCGCGCTGCCGACCTATACCGTCGTCGCGACGCATGGCGCGGCGCACAATCAGCAGTTCGAAGTCGAGTGCACGGTGCCGAAGCTGGACATCAAGGTGTCGGGTTCGGGCGCGAGCCGTCGCGCGGCCGAGCAGGCCGCCGCGAAG
Above is a window of Burkholderia thailandensis E264 DNA encoding:
- the lepA gene encoding translation elongation factor 4 → MDHIRNFSIIAHIDHGKSTLADRIIQLCGGLSDREMESQVLDSMDLERERGITIKAQTAALTYRARDGKVYNLNLIDTPGHVDFSYEVSRSLSACEGALLVVDASQGVEAQTVANCYTAIELGVEVVPVLNKIDLPAANPENAIAEIEDVIGIDAMDAVRCSAKTGLGVEDVLESLIAKVPPPKGDPDAPLQALIIDSWFDNYVGVVMLVRIVNGTLRPKEKIKLMATDAQYSVEHVGVFTPKSRNLESLSAGQVGFIIAGIKELTAAKVGDTVTHATKSAPEPLPGFKEVKPQVFAGLYPVEANQYDALRESLEKLKLNDASLQYEPEVSQALGFGFRCGFLGLLHMEIVQERLEREFDMDLITTAPTVVYEVVQSDGATIMVENPAKMPEPARIAEIREPIVTVNLYMPQDYVGSVITLCEQKRGTQINMQYHGRQVQLTYEIPMAEIVLDFFDRLKSVSRGYASMDYEFKEYRTSDVVKVDMLINGDKVDALSIIVHRSQSQYRGREVAAKMREIIPRQMYDVAIQAAIGAHIIARENIKALRKNVLAKCYGGDITRKKKLLEKQKEGKKRMKQVGSVEIPQEAFLAILRVEDK
- the lepB gene encoding signal peptidase I; this encodes MNFALILFVLVVVTGIAWVLDKLVFLPQRKKAADAAIAEFDRQQERIGERFADENAPQTRARLRDEKLRQPWWLEYTASFFPVILVVFVVRSFVVEPFKIPSGSMVPTLLVGDFILVNKFDYGLRLPITNQKITEGRPLERGDVVVFRYPKDESVDYIKRVIGLPGDTVAYQDKKLTINGQPVPETPLSDYFDEERMNYAKQFEETLGTRKNAILNNPSVPPFVMGADDYPYRDNCQYDSRGVVCKVPPGHYFMMGDNRDNSADSRYWGFVPDKNIVGRAFFIWMNFSDLKRIGSFN